The following are encoded in a window of Roseimaritima ulvae genomic DNA:
- a CDS encoding carboxypeptidase-like regulatory domain-containing protein, protein MKYHYLLLLSTLMCLGGCSGKSDRWTQARPPVYPVSGQVLLNDQPVEHATITFQPSDPAGKAGSAITDAEGRFEAQTFDPGDGLTAGTHKVAIKKIAMVDASGNIVEEIREPGGITEKHFLPKKYGDYETSELEITVNADGSNELTPFELKE, encoded by the coding sequence ATGAAGTATCACTATCTACTGCTGCTCAGCACCCTGATGTGTCTCGGCGGCTGCAGCGGAAAAAGCGACCGCTGGACGCAAGCTCGCCCGCCGGTGTATCCGGTTTCCGGGCAGGTATTGCTCAACGACCAACCGGTCGAGCACGCCACGATCACCTTTCAACCATCCGATCCCGCTGGCAAAGCCGGTTCGGCGATCACGGACGCCGAGGGGCGTTTTGAGGCGCAAACTTTCGACCCCGGCGATGGTTTGACGGCCGGAACTCACAAGGTAGCGATCAAAAAAATCGCGATGGTGGATGCGTCGGGCAACATCGTCGAAGAGATTCGCGAACCGGGTGGGATTACCGAGAAACATTTCCTGCCCAAGAAGTACGGCGATTACGAGACCTCCGAACTGGAGATCACGGTCAACGCCGATGGCAGCAATGAACTGACCCCGTTTGAGTTGAAAGAGTAG
- a CDS encoding cobalamin B12-binding domain-containing protein, translating to MTNAPINTARMLRQATHGLAEEVVGRLENGEAVTEPFAYSAGFAIRVEQVEAHLDTLAACIAFSSPAMLDDYIHHVATVSKLVPPHRDDIADVLSEIMGVIEEQFPQRAQAVIGEYLEHATHTLEEVPSPTPLATSDGSSASLQQQYLAALLATHRSEALQLILDAVQTGTSVESIYSQVLQPTLQQLGDLWQAGTISVAQEHYCTAAIEVLLARMQPYFFSQQNSPKSSEKTLVAACVGHELHQVGLRMVADSFESHGWKTLYLGANTPTESIGKAVQATEADVLAVSTTLTRNLFALTDVVSLLRSLPDCEHVKLLVGGRPFHTDPTLWKRIGADATAANAKEAVGVTERMLDLPANRLKP from the coding sequence ATGACCAACGCTCCGATTAATACGGCTCGAATGCTCCGGCAAGCGACACACGGGCTGGCGGAGGAGGTCGTAGGCCGACTGGAAAACGGAGAGGCCGTCACGGAACCATTTGCTTACTCGGCCGGGTTCGCGATTCGGGTCGAGCAAGTCGAAGCTCATCTCGATACCTTGGCGGCTTGCATCGCGTTTTCCAGCCCGGCAATGCTGGACGATTACATCCACCACGTGGCCACCGTTTCCAAACTTGTCCCACCCCATCGCGACGATATCGCCGATGTGCTCAGCGAGATCATGGGGGTCATCGAAGAGCAATTCCCTCAACGGGCTCAAGCGGTGATCGGCGAATATCTCGAGCACGCCACGCATACGCTGGAGGAAGTTCCTTCACCCACACCGTTGGCGACTTCCGACGGTTCCTCCGCGTCGCTGCAGCAACAGTACCTTGCCGCACTTTTGGCTACGCACCGCAGCGAGGCCCTGCAGTTGATCTTGGACGCCGTCCAGACCGGAACCTCGGTGGAGTCGATTTATTCGCAAGTCCTGCAGCCGACCTTGCAGCAGCTCGGTGACCTATGGCAAGCCGGCACGATTTCGGTCGCTCAGGAGCACTACTGCACCGCCGCGATCGAGGTCCTGTTGGCTCGAATGCAACCCTACTTTTTTTCCCAACAGAACTCGCCGAAGAGTTCAGAGAAGACCTTGGTGGCTGCTTGTGTGGGGCATGAGTTGCATCAGGTGGGGTTGCGAATGGTTGCCGACTCGTTCGAGAGTCACGGTTGGAAGACGCTGTATTTGGGAGCCAACACGCCGACCGAGAGTATCGGCAAAGCTGTGCAGGCCACGGAGGCTGACGTGTTGGCGGTTTCGACCACGCTGACCCGGAATCTGTTTGCGCTCACCGACGTGGTCAGCCTGTTGCGGTCATTGCCCGATTGCGAGCACGTCAAATTGCTCGTCGGTGGACGGCCCTTTCATACCGACCCTACGCTCTGGAAACGCATCGGAGCAGACGCCACGGCTGCCAACGCCAAAGAAGCGGTGGGCGTCACCGAGCGAATGCTGGACCTTCCCGCCAATCGCCTCAAGCCCTAG
- a CDS encoding DUF1990 family protein, giving the protein MLLFRKPTPEKIQRFLAEQAEHPLSYDDVGVTQGVSSSGYVRDHSRVLLGSGMAVFSAAQAALQDWQQFRVGWVEAQPADTPIETGQLIAVVARSMGLWWLNACRIVSVLEEQGSQPKFGFAYGTLPDHIGAGEERFLVEMDEHQQVWYDILAFSRPQHPLVRLGYPWMRIMQKRFGRDSTARMQRLVCDSESQAGR; this is encoded by the coding sequence ATGCTGCTGTTCCGCAAGCCGACGCCCGAGAAGATTCAACGTTTCCTAGCGGAACAGGCTGAGCATCCGTTGAGCTATGACGATGTGGGCGTCACTCAAGGCGTCTCTTCAAGCGGTTACGTCCGCGATCACTCGCGGGTTTTACTGGGCAGCGGCATGGCCGTGTTCTCCGCCGCCCAAGCGGCTTTGCAAGACTGGCAACAGTTTCGCGTGGGGTGGGTGGAAGCGCAACCGGCTGACACGCCGATCGAAACCGGACAGCTGATCGCCGTGGTGGCCCGCTCGATGGGGCTGTGGTGGCTGAACGCCTGTCGTATCGTGTCGGTGCTGGAAGAGCAGGGCAGTCAGCCGAAGTTTGGCTTCGCCTACGGAACCTTGCCGGACCATATCGGGGCAGGTGAAGAACGCTTCCTGGTCGAAATGGACGAGCACCAACAGGTGTGGTACGACATCCTGGCCTTCTCGCGACCGCAACATCCGCTGGTGCGACTGGGGTATCCCTGGATGCGGATCATGCAGAAACGATTTGGCCGCGACTCGACCGCTCGGATGCAACGCTTGGTCTGTGACAGCGAATCTCAAGCAGGCCGCTAG
- a CDS encoding DUF1559 domain-containing protein, with translation MNMCVMFSSGRPAKGRRQGFTLVELLVVIAIIGVLVGLLLPAVQAAREAARRMSCSNNLKQLGLAMHNYHDTFGALPARQQGPNWTGGSSTGVPRWSAFVGLLPFFEQQTRYDQIKTGGYHAWHGNANSGYVGEIPTLVCPSDGLFSGTGPDRNAEYSPLNYGLVMGDHYAINANASRPDENIRGLFGYLVYSKFRDITDGLSNTIAMSEILVAPSDARIGRAVGASTTDPLACRAYLTGNFYTSGSLIAQFRCHGQRWQDGRPGYCAVTTILPPNSATCSSQASNGIYSSSSRHPGGVQAVMADGSVQFMPETIDTGNLSLPAATSGPSVYGVWGALGTKAGGEVNVNL, from the coding sequence ATGAATATGTGTGTGATGTTTTCATCTGGTCGCCCTGCAAAGGGCCGCCGCCAGGGATTTACTTTGGTGGAATTATTGGTAGTGATTGCCATCATCGGAGTGTTGGTCGGTTTGTTGTTACCAGCTGTCCAAGCGGCTCGCGAAGCGGCTCGTCGAATGAGTTGTTCGAACAACCTTAAGCAGTTGGGGTTGGCGATGCACAACTACCACGACACGTTTGGGGCCCTACCAGCCCGCCAACAGGGGCCAAATTGGACCGGCGGATCGAGCACCGGGGTGCCTCGCTGGAGCGCGTTTGTGGGACTGTTGCCATTTTTCGAGCAGCAAACCCGTTACGACCAGATCAAGACCGGCGGCTACCACGCTTGGCACGGCAACGCCAATTCGGGCTATGTGGGCGAGATCCCCACGCTGGTTTGTCCCTCGGATGGTCTGTTTTCCGGCACCGGTCCTGACCGCAACGCCGAGTACTCGCCGCTGAACTACGGCTTGGTGATGGGTGACCACTACGCTATCAATGCCAACGCTTCGCGTCCCGATGAAAACATCCGCGGGCTGTTCGGGTACTTGGTGTATAGCAAGTTCCGTGACATCACCGACGGGTTGAGCAATACGATCGCGATGTCGGAAATTCTGGTGGCTCCTTCGGATGCTCGCATCGGTCGCGCCGTGGGTGCCTCGACGACCGACCCCTTGGCTTGCCGGGCGTATCTGACGGGCAACTTCTACACCTCCGGATCGTTGATCGCCCAGTTCCGCTGCCACGGCCAGCGGTGGCAGGACGGACGGCCCGGATACTGCGCAGTGACCACGATTCTGCCGCCCAACAGCGCCACCTGCAGCTCGCAGGCATCCAACGGCATCTATAGCTCCTCCAGCCGTCATCCCGGCGGGGTCCAAGCGGTGATGGCGGATGGTTCGGTGCAGTTCATGCCTGAAACGATCGACACGGGCAATCTGTCCTTGCCGGCGGCTACGTCGGGTCCCAGCGTATACGGCGTATGGGGAGCTTTGGGCACCAAGGCCGGTGGCGAAGTGAACGTCAATCTGTAG
- a CDS encoding NAD(P)H-binding protein gives MSESESPPPLVLLTGATGYIGSRLLTGLQDQHINVRCLARSPDDLPDDLASTTEVFQGDVLKPDSLSEVMTGVTTAYYLIHLMGSGAGFQELDREAAENFGLAAKAAGVQRIIYMGGLGDESDPQLSPHLRSRHEVGQILCSSGVETIEFRASVVIGNGSLSFDLIQSLTNRLPVMICPRWLATPTQPIAVSDVLDYLLAARELPPGDSRIFEIGSSDVVTYGELIQIYARLKGLRRWLVSVPLLTPYLSSLWLGLVTPASAEVGRHLIEGLKNPTVVKDDSALDAFSIRPLGVEQAMRQALEEEQS, from the coding sequence ATGTCGGAATCTGAATCGCCGCCGCCATTGGTTTTGTTGACCGGAGCCACGGGATACATCGGCAGCCGCTTGCTAACTGGCTTGCAAGACCAGCACATCAATGTCCGCTGTTTGGCTCGCAGCCCCGATGACCTGCCCGACGATTTGGCGTCGACCACCGAGGTGTTTCAGGGCGACGTGTTGAAGCCCGATTCACTGTCGGAAGTGATGACCGGAGTGACGACGGCGTATTACCTGATCCACTTGATGGGATCGGGGGCAGGCTTTCAAGAACTGGATCGGGAAGCGGCGGAGAATTTTGGGTTGGCTGCCAAAGCCGCCGGCGTGCAACGCATTATATATATGGGCGGCCTGGGCGATGAATCGGATCCCCAGTTGTCGCCGCATCTGCGCAGCCGTCACGAGGTAGGCCAGATCCTCTGCAGCAGCGGCGTGGAAACGATCGAGTTCCGGGCCTCGGTGGTGATCGGCAACGGCAGCCTTTCCTTTGATTTGATCCAGTCGCTGACGAACCGCTTGCCGGTGATGATCTGTCCACGCTGGCTGGCCACTCCCACCCAGCCGATCGCGGTCAGTGACGTGCTGGACTATCTGCTGGCCGCTCGGGAACTACCACCCGGGGATAGCCGCATCTTCGAAATCGGCAGCAGCGATGTCGTCACCTATGGAGAATTGATTCAGATCTATGCGCGGCTCAAGGGGCTTCGTCGCTGGCTGGTTTCCGTGCCGTTGTTGACGCCCTACTTGTCCAGCTTGTGGTTGGGTCTGGTCACGCCGGCTTCGGCCGAAGTCGGTAGGCACCTGATCGAAGGATTAAAAAATCCCACCGTCGTCAAGGACGATTCGGCCCTCGATGCGTTTTCGATCCGCCCCCTGGGCGTCGAGCAAGCCATGCGGCAAGCTCTCGAAGAAGAGCAATCGTAG